A genome region from Pirellulales bacterium includes the following:
- a CDS encoding PEP-CTERM sorting domain-containing protein: MKISSRVLYGGLAALYLCVLAPSVHATQIQFTIDPSGTANGLVGVAPTAANRGIYAAGSYLNLSGNMNVPFSPVAASGNLKATSTSSGSFPTGDPGSLTGFFGGTLNVDLDNLANPSSIALTGGSNIAGINYNRAYAETPGNPVFSLAPAIGGGTLATPGKAPADFGIRLMLSSIATAPINGNAALRNVVGDIAQTVPLSSAPLSGPAGDQTFPTTGNLSLGLTSADLDYNMTGSASLGVQYPSFLGSGSIGSTTLSPANDVAAHLTSVPLGAGQTLLRLSIPFQTTITETLTGFSPSATGTISFTFSGSIAAFAVVPEPTSMALIGIGLACLAPVGVRRLRRKRIG; the protein is encoded by the coding sequence ATGAAGATCAGTAGTCGCGTTCTATATGGCGGTCTTGCCGCCCTCTACCTTTGCGTTTTGGCGCCATCAGTCCACGCGACGCAGATTCAATTCACGATCGATCCCAGCGGCACGGCCAATGGTCTAGTGGGGGTCGCGCCGACCGCGGCCAATCGTGGCATCTACGCCGCCGGTAGCTATTTGAATCTCAGCGGAAACATGAACGTTCCCTTCAGTCCGGTCGCGGCCTCCGGCAATCTCAAAGCCACATCAACGAGCAGCGGCTCGTTTCCGACAGGCGATCCTGGCAGTCTGACCGGTTTCTTCGGCGGCACACTCAATGTCGATCTCGACAACCTTGCCAATCCATCCTCGATCGCATTGACGGGCGGCAGTAACATCGCTGGCATCAACTACAACAGGGCATACGCTGAAACCCCTGGAAACCCTGTTTTTTCACTGGCGCCTGCGATTGGTGGCGGCACGCTCGCTACTCCTGGAAAAGCTCCCGCCGACTTCGGCATTCGGCTGATGCTTTCCTCCATCGCCACTGCGCCCATAAATGGCAACGCTGCGTTGCGGAATGTCGTAGGGGACATTGCCCAGACGGTGCCCCTGTCGAGCGCACCACTTTCGGGGCCGGCCGGAGACCAGACATTCCCAACAACTGGCAACCTAAGCCTCGGCCTAACCTCGGCCGATTTAGACTACAACATGACCGGCAGCGCATCTCTAGGGGTGCAGTATCCTAGCTTCCTTGGCTCCGGCTCGATTGGCAGCACTACCCTCTCTCCTGCAAATGACGTCGCAGCCCATCTGACCTCTGTGCCCCTGGGCGCGGGCCAGACATTATTGCGGCTCTCGATTCCGTTCCAGACGACGATCACCGAAACGCTTACGGGATTCTCGCCGAGTGCGACGGGCACGATCAGCTTTACCTTTAGTGGTTCAATCGCGGCCTTTGCGGTCGTGCCGGAGCCCACCAGCATGGCGCTGATCGGAATCGGGCTGGCCTGTCTGGCGCCAGTGGGTGTGCGCCGCTTGAGACGAAAAAGGATCGGCTAG
- a CDS encoding LamG-like jellyroll fold domain-containing protein: protein MLRSCGHLAGFWVMALLGTVALADYPDEVRQDLPIGYWRFVDESADEGMLAKDEIGRHPGVYHGGITLDVDAPATGGKAARFDGKSAYVEIPSHADFALDEMSVELWLKSTQSWVAPFWPASATLISNATAGDGSGDWALLGGSTRDGDRQGCVIVGVGPKTAHDVLVESPGALNDGAWHHLVWTRSSRGLNRLYVDGGLANEAADGGGSIVNDRPIQCGGDPWLKGRSLMGSLAEVAIYRTVLSADRVRAHAEAAGLKPRQWQFATSNSAAPATTTGPQTTAGWLKSKGNPFLGGALGTCFDISVLKDDGKYRMWLSWRPKASVALVESLDGLHWTPPEIVVAPRAESGWEDDINRPVVLKRGKTYHMWYTGFNAKGSALGYATSHDGRNWQRMSEKPVLISDQPWEEACVMCPHVLWDDAEQLYKMWYSAGERNEPNAIGYATSRDGLSWKKHSGNPIFVPDPQSIWERHKVTACQVIQQPDGYVMFYIGFRDESTAQIGLARSKDGVTNWCRHGANPIVRPGKNQWDHDACYKPYAIFDGGHWMLWYNGRRGGLEQIGLVTHEGEDLGFDVKPTKDEASVGK from the coding sequence ATGCTTAGATCGTGCGGCCACTTAGCGGGTTTTTGGGTCATGGCCTTGTTGGGGACCGTGGCGCTCGCGGATTACCCCGATGAAGTCCGACAAGATCTGCCGATCGGCTATTGGCGGTTTGTTGATGAGTCCGCCGACGAGGGCATGCTCGCCAAGGATGAGATCGGTCGGCACCCGGGAGTCTATCACGGCGGTATAACGCTCGATGTGGACGCACCCGCGACTGGCGGCAAAGCGGCACGATTTGACGGCAAGTCCGCTTATGTTGAGATACCTTCGCATGCGGATTTCGCGCTCGACGAAATGAGCGTTGAGTTGTGGTTGAAATCGACGCAGTCTTGGGTAGCCCCTTTTTGGCCCGCGAGTGCGACGTTGATCAGCAACGCGACCGCGGGCGATGGCTCGGGCGATTGGGCCCTGCTGGGCGGGTCGACCCGGGATGGCGATCGGCAAGGCTGCGTGATCGTGGGAGTGGGACCAAAAACGGCACACGATGTGTTGGTCGAATCTCCCGGCGCCCTCAACGACGGAGCTTGGCATCATCTTGTGTGGACGCGGTCGAGTCGGGGACTCAATAGGCTCTACGTCGACGGAGGATTGGCGAACGAGGCCGCTGACGGCGGAGGCAGCATTGTCAACGACCGTCCGATTCAGTGCGGTGGCGATCCGTGGCTGAAAGGCAGGTCGCTCATGGGGTCGTTGGCAGAAGTCGCCATCTATCGCACGGTGCTTTCAGCCGATCGCGTGCGAGCACACGCCGAAGCCGCCGGATTGAAGCCTCGTCAGTGGCAATTTGCCACAAGCAATTCCGCAGCACCGGCCACGACCACCGGGCCGCAGACAACCGCGGGTTGGCTTAAATCGAAGGGCAATCCGTTTCTGGGCGGCGCGCTGGGGACGTGCTTTGATATATCGGTTTTGAAGGACGACGGAAAATATCGCATGTGGCTTTCTTGGCGGCCGAAGGCGTCGGTCGCTTTAGTCGAAAGCCTCGACGGTTTGCATTGGACGCCGCCGGAAATCGTCGTCGCTCCGCGCGCAGAAAGCGGATGGGAAGATGACATCAACCGTCCTGTCGTGCTGAAACGCGGCAAGACGTATCACATGTGGTACACAGGCTTCAACGCAAAGGGGTCGGCCCTGGGTTACGCCACAAGCCATGATGGCCGCAATTGGCAACGCATGAGCGAAAAGCCAGTGCTCATTTCCGATCAGCCGTGGGAAGAAGCGTGCGTGATGTGCCCGCACGTGCTTTGGGACGATGCTGAACAGCTTTACAAAATGTGGTACAGCGCGGGCGAGCGAAACGAGCCTAACGCCATTGGCTATGCCACAAGCAGGGATGGCCTCTCCTGGAAGAAGCACTCGGGCAACCCCATCTTCGTGCCAGATCCGCAAAGTATTTGGGAGCGGCACAAAGTCACTGCCTGTCAGGTGATTCAGCAACCCGACGGCTATGTCATGTTCTATATTGGTTTTCGCGACGAGAGCACGGCTCAAATCGGCCTGGCACGATCCAAGGATGGCGTCACGAATTGGTGCCGTCACGGGGCAAATCCGATCGTGCGGCCCGGCAAGAACCAATGGGATCACGACGCCTGCTATAAGCCTTATGCAATATTCGACGGCGGGCACTGGATGTTGTGGTACAACGGTCGTCGTGGTGGTTTGGAGCAGATCGGCTTGGTGACGCACGAAGGCGAGGATCTGGGCTTTGACGTCAAGCCAACAAAGGATGAAGCGTCGGTCGGCAAATAG